TCCAGATTTTTCAAGAGTTACGGTTATTCCCCCTTCTCTAGTGTATTTTATAGCATTATCGATTAAATTCAAAATAACTTGTCTTAACTTGTCCTCATCAAGCATAATTTCTGGGAGTTTCTTTTTTGGCTTCTTGAATTCAAGGTATAATCCCTTTCTTTCGGCATTGATTTTTAATTCATCAATAATTTGAGACACTACTCTTTCTAAATCTTCCTTCTTGGGATCAAGCTCTATTTTACCAGTTTCTATTCTTGAAACGCTTAGAAGGTCATTCACTAATTTTATTAATCGTTCATTACTTAATGCAACGTTTTCTAGTTTCCCTCTAGCTTGCTTTGGAACCTTACCGTAGGTTCCTTCAGTTATCATTGATATGTATCCCTTAATTGCAGTAAGGGGGGTTCTTAGCTGATGAGAGGCTATGGAGATGAATTCAGTTTTTACTTTATCTAGTTC
Above is a window of Candidatus Nealsonbacteria bacterium DNA encoding:
- a CDS encoding HAMP domain-containing histidine kinase, with product ELDKVKTEFISIASHQLRTPLTAIKGYISMITEGTYGKVPKQARGKLENVALSNERLIKLVNDLLSVSRIETGKIELDPKKEDLERVVSQIIDELKINAERKGLYLEFKKPKKKLPEIMLDEDKLRQVILNLIDNAIKYTREGGITVTLEKSGNNKNVMIKMVDTGEGMDEEELSKVFRSFSRGQAGNQLSTEGAGLGLFIARKFIKMHNGKVWAESEGKKKGSQFYIQLPIN